Within the Phaseolus vulgaris cultivar G19833 chromosome 9, P. vulgaris v2.0, whole genome shotgun sequence genome, the region TCTTTCATACAATTATACTAGGTAATGACATTTTTTTGCAGTAAGAATTCACTTCTAGCCCATAACTTTTTACCTGAGTATTGACATACTTACTAAGCACATTCAAGACAAGGTTATTAAATGTGCGCTTCTTTTGCCAACCATACAGTCCTAGTTAATGAGTTAAGAGAAGGAGCAAATTATATACTTGAGATATTAAGAAAAGCTATGAAATGAAAGGGTTTTTCATTGAGTAAGAAGGTGCCTATGGAATAAAAGTTCAGCAAGAAGCAAGTTTCAATTGCAGACTCGCAAGTTCAGCCAAGTTCACAGAAAGTCTATCGAGTTTGCTCAAAAATGAGTTTGCTTCCCAGTCAACTCACCCAGGGTGAGTGGAAATGTAAACTTGGCTGAGTTAACGAGTTAACTTGCGAGTTTGATAACCATGCATGGGAGCATAAGATTTgactattatttttgttgttcaACAGCCTCTGTTATTAAATACAGTTTGTGCTGTTTGCTGCAAAGTGGTAACAAAACCTGTATTGGAGAGAAGATTAACCAAAGAAATCAACCAATTTCTACAAGTTTCTTCCATAATAGTCGGATAAATTGTACTAACACAATTAAAGGCTCCATTACTAGGAAGCCAAAGGAAATTTTGATGTTTATTTCAAAACATCAATTACACTCAGTTCAGGCAACCAAATTTACAGCAACACAAAAGAATAATAACTTTTCACGCACCCCACTGGCAACTGTCACTTTCCAACCATGGTTGGTTGGTGGTTTTTCAATACGCACTCAACTCAGCTGTAAGTTTTCATAACCAATAATTACTTTAATAGTTCTATTACGAGACTAGTAAGTATTGGAAAATAGTTTTACTCTGgcttttatttttactttaccAGAACAGCAGTAGTTGAATAGATTAAGAAGATATTTGACAGATGGCTTCTCTAACTAACTTAAAGTCTGATAACATCTTCAGTTTAGATTCTATTGACTCTAGTCTCAGTATTATATAAACATGTTGTAACTTCAATATAATTGGGAAATGAATTCGTTCACCAGACAGAGAATTTTTCAAACTCTCAGCTTTAAGTTTGCTTAACCATGAATTACTTTACTAATTCTAGATTTGTACTCAATAATTCTGGGATCCTAACTCTAGTACTTATAGATTCAATGATTACAATTCTTCCCTGTGTTAAAGCAAATCATCTATCAAATAAATGCTAACAGTTGAACACATGCCACAACACACAGATTTCTTATTCAAATCGACATCTCATTAGTTGTCAGGGTATCCATGttatcttaaaatatatatatatatcaaaagcAGGGcgtaaattataatataacttCACTCACAGGTAAAGCTTGAAGAACAACTAAAGCATGAGCAAGAAAAATAGCATCCAAGCTTGATGGCCTGCATAAACAGGATATAGCATACAAAATACATTACCAGGAGTTCAAAGTCAAAATTTGATCTCTATATGAAAGGAACCCAAAATAGTAGCACATATTGCTATAATGGTGTATAACATAACATTTCAAGTGGCCAGCAGAGAACCTGTTTTCAAAAAGGTAGTTTTGCTCCCCTAAGAGAGTCGACAGAGCATCATATGCAGAGTTTGCTCTACCGTAAATCTGTTGACCAGGGACAGCTccataagataaaaaaatcatagaaATACACACATTgttaaataaaaggaaaatattgGACCGAAGGTtagaaaactaaataaaattcatattctGTATGCAAGATTTAGAAATGGAACAGGACAGATAAATTGTCCTGGTCTCAAGTGTTGACTGATCAAAATTCAAGAGAAACTAACCTCTTCTTCCTTCGCTTCAGCATTGTCTTTATTTATTCCATGTTTCTGCTTCACCCAAAGAGCTTTCTTCCAACAGAGGACCTTCCCTATAGGCCAGGGAAGATCAGAATAATAGATCTTATAAGCAGAAGAACCACTACATCCCACCCACAGTTCATACTCCAGTGCATCAGCAAGCCATGTGGTGAGCAACACTTTGGTTGGTATCCAATCGGGTAGAGAAGAAACTCCACTATCTAAATCACCCACATCCCTTTTCAAGCACTCAATGATCCCCTCCTTCTCATTATTATACGCCACACAATCTCCAATCTCAAAGTAAGGAATCTGATCTAAACACCAAAAAATTCAgccaaaatgaaaataacattaaaatgataCAATCAAACAAATTGAAACACCCATATGCCAAGAAAGAACAAGAATAGCAAAAGAAAGAAACTTAATCAGATGGGGTATGAGTGTACGTAAGATTACCCACCCAGAAGCCTCAAACACAATCAAATAACTAAAAGGCcagaactttaaaaaaaaagaagataaaaaggcTATTCTGCTTAAGATAAATGAACAATCATTGCTTCTTTCCTCACATAAAAGAAATGAAGATTGAGGTTTACCAGAATCAGGGTAGTTAGGGTGATAGTCCAAGTTGAAGGGAACTTCAGAGAACTTGAGAAAAAGGTAAGCAGATAAGCATTGAGGGCAACCCGTTGGGAGGCCAAAACACGGTTTTCTAACTACAAGGGTGTTCCTTTGTGTGCTCTCATTCACCTCTGttgccatgaagaagaagaagaaatgaagaaTATGATGGGCCAACACAAAACTGAAACTGAAAAGGTTTCTTAGCTACATTGAAACAGAACAAGGGTTTAGGCCTTTCTGGATTTGTACAATGTGTATTTTGGTCAATtccaaattattttatcaattttaaaaataaatattttttatttatccagattctctatttatttatttattcagcTGTGTTACCTTTTTACTAAAGGTTCTACATGGTATTAAATACCCATTTTAGTCCTTTATCATGATGATTGAAACTAACATGATTCTTCTTTATTATGGTGGTTGAGAATATACCAATACATTTTTTCATGTTACTCAGAATTAAACATCACCTTCATTCTCACTCAACCTCACTATCATCAACATTTCTTTGTTAGAAAAttgtataataatttataatattacattattcctttgttaaaaaattaattttaatttaaataaaaaaatttcatcatGTAATAAGATATGATTATTGTTATTTGAGGTGTTAGTCTGATAAGTTGCATAATcatgtttaatattaatatgaaggtttttatttaaaaatatatatatatatatatactatgttaaacaataaaatatatgcAGTACTATAATATTGTAAAATGGGAATAGTGCATaagtatataataaatataaatatgtcaAATCAAGTATTATTAAAATGCATTTTTAGTGAGAtgtattcaaatttattatatttaataacatgCAAATTTTAaggttaattaaaaatataaaattaatataaatattttaaaattaaattaaatattattaaatataatattttaaaataaaatataaaattagttaattactttttatatattattaacattggatttatattttacaaaagaattttaatttgtataatactaattgtttttattattcaattGAATCATTTTGCAACTAACAAATGTATTTGGGTGTTAAAAAATATagagataatattttataagattaatgTTGTATAATAGTTTTAGTAAAATGCATAAAtagaatcttttttttttttaaagtttttaggTTAGGCTATGTTACTTGACATCTTAGCGACTGATACGTCAAATAACAATAATCATttatcatcacataaaaaaaatattattaaaaaaaaatacaaaataggaTGTCatctaaattttgaaattttgttgtcattcattctttaatttctcttatttcactcattcttttcttttttttatatgttaaaatataagttaaaacAATACTCTACTCTATCCTTTCGTTTCATCCAatccaatttaatttaatatattaacattaatcttacattttaaaagactgatttaattatgtatattattaaatataataaattttgaatgtcaatttaaatattattaaacaatattaaattgacgtgtaaaaatttaaattaattttataatcataaaataaaaattatatttcttaataAATCAAATATGCATAAAATTAGATAACATGTTTTGATACAATACACATACCATATTATGAATAACAAAATAACATAATCTTTTTgtcattaatactattattatactTGAAACTGAATAAACTTTATTTATTGTTTGGATTGAAACAATAATGACACATAGTAGTGTTATTATGAAGGAGTTTAGTTTCCATGTTTGTCCCATTCTGCCTCTCAAGATAGAGACCAAATGGAGAAAAGCGCTTTTCTTTCCTATTATTCATTAGCAGCAAAAAAAAACATCCAAACAGAgcttttgtttcttcttttttatttatatttaaattcaaaacaaGTAAAAAAATCCTCTGCTCCTCTTCCTCATTGCACTCTTACGTTACAACCCAAACCTCAAACCCATCAATATCTATCTCTGCCTCTGCAATCAATCTAGGGTTTTCAAACAGTGAATCTTCACCACCTCAGGTTCtccttctctctctttctctccctCTGTTATATCTTCAACTACTTTCTCTGTTTTGATTTCCACGTTGCTCTCTGTATTTCTGTGTTGCATGAAATTGTTCTTGTTTTCGTGTTATGGTGATGATAATCGTGGTAGGTTGGGGAGCTTTGTGCGGGATTGTTGTGTGCTTGTTTGGTCAACGACGGGGAGTATCGTAATATACGTGTTTCTTTGACCAGAAGACGAGCTTGTGTGTTGGGTAGCttgtttgttttttacttttctttttcaattgaaTGTGGAGGGATGGGGTGCTTTTGATGTTTTTTGTTGAATGTTTGTGTAATTTATGGTTTCATTAAATGTTTGATGCTGTGCATGGAGGGATGGATGACTGGGATCATAGTTGGAGTTCCTGTTTTTCAGGGTGATGTCATGCATTTAAGCAGCGGGACGTGGTTGTAATTTGGTTTGTGTTAATTAATTGATACGTGGTGTTGCCTGGTGAAATTGAGTTTTTACTCAATGCTCCTGGAAATTTGTGTGAAGGGTTTGGGTAATTGGCTTTTTTTACTACTAGTTGTATTAATTGGATggatttattgtttattttactaACTTGTTTTACTTTTGTGGTGTAATTTTGTATTACTGTTATGATGTATTTCTTGATAAGAGATTTTAGATTTGCTGATTTTGGGTGGTCTTTAGGATGCAATGTGATATTTGTAGTTTTCACTACAAAAGAAGGGGACAGCTAATCTTCCAGTAGTATGGCAACTGAGAGTCCAATTAGAATCTCCGAAGCTGGGGGTAAATGGCCCTCGCATAAGGAAGCTACAGCTTTCGGTTCAACATCTCATAACATGGCGACAGAGGATTTGGGTATACTTTTGAAGGGCCATAGGTTCCACAGTGGGAGAAAGGATGTAACACCAAATCGCAGTGGCAGTGCACCTCCCAGCATGGAAGGCTCATTTTTGGCCATAGAAAACCTCTTACCCCAGCAGATCATCACCCAGAATGCAAGCTTTGCAGCTCTAAGCAGTACGATGCAAAATTGCGAGTCTGAAAAACAATTGCGAGCTGATCCAGCTTATTTGGCATATTACAGTTCCAATGTCAACCTAAACCCTAGACTTCCTCCCCCACTTGCATCCTGGGAAAATCGCCATCTAGGACGTCATATTGGGAGTTTTAGAAATAATTGGAGAATGTCTGCTGCAGATGATAGTGATAAAAGTTCTCTACCTTTGCCTCAAAGGACTCTTTCCACACACAAGGAGGAGTTGGAAGACGAATCACACCAACAGACATATGATGACGAATTAATTAAGGCAAGCGGAGTATGGCGTAGACCTGATGCAGCTTCATTGGCATCTCAACCTAAAAACGTGGTTGATTTAATTCAGGTGATTATACTGATTTTGTAAAATCCATTCAATTTTCTGCTTGTATTAATACATATTTAAGTCCCTTAATTTTCTTTCAAACCAATAGTATGTTTATCATATTTTCCCTCCATTTATTTTCTCTAGTTTATTTTTGCCTTGTGCTTATAGCACTGGGTATTAATCCCACAGTTATggtatttttcttttctgattttttttgtagttgtaAAGTATTTGACTTTGTTGCCTCCTTGTGTATAAATTTATGAGTGTGAATCATATTTTTGTTGTGCAATACTCAAACTTTCAGGAGGATTTTCCTCGCACCATGTCACCTGTATATAATAAGTCTCATTCCGAAAGTCACGGACTGGTGGATAAACCAATAGACTTAGAAGTCGGTTCTAGTTCTTCTCATGATCCCCCTATTACTACAGTAGAGGCTGCTAAACCTACTATAGGAAGGGTCTCATCAATTGTTGATACCCATGCCCCAGTTGCAAGCTCATCATCTCTTGAATCCACTGGCAGCATTGGTGTTAGTCACTTAGACATTGCAACTGTTGCATCTCAACTAAAGGCTCTTGGTGTATCTAATCTATCACACTCAGAAAGTCTGAGTTACGAAAAGACAAGCTTCCAGAACAATTTGATGCAAAGTCAGCAACAAAACAATGCATCTGATATACCTAGTGTCAATTCTCAAAATGTAAATTCTATGTATGTTGGTAGGGAACAGTTTCCTTTTAATTCAAGCAAGTTCTCCAATGTCCAGCCACTACTGCAGTCGTCTGGGTTTACACCTCCCCTATATGCCACAGCAGCTGCTTATATGAACTCAGCAAATCCATTTTACACAAATATGCAGGCCTCAGGTATGTATACTCCACAGTATGTTAGTGGATACACTGTAAATCCCACAGTTTTTCCTCCATATGTTACTGCATACCCTCCTCATGGTGCTGTACCATTTGTTGTTGATGGAGCTACTAGTTCTAGTTATACTCCACTAACACCTGGGGTTTCAACTGGGGGAAACATTTCACATGGAACTGAAATGGTACAGGCAAACAAGTACCTTGGGCAATTTGGATTTCCTCTGCCGCCTTCTTTTGGTGATCCCATGTACATGCAATATCATCAGCAGCCTTTTGTGGAGGGATATGGTATTTCTGGTCATTTTGATCCACTGGCACCTAGAGCAAGTGGTGTTAACCAAATTAGCCCTTATGATTCACAGAAAAGGCCCAGTACTGGTACTTATTTGGATGATAAAAAAATACCTGATCAGAGATCTGCTACTAATATGAACTCCAGAAGAGGCGGATTAGTGATTCCTAGTTATTTTGGACACATGCCAAACATGGGTATTTTAATGCAGTATCCAAGTTCACCACATCCTAGCCCAGTTTTATCAGGATACCCAGAAGGAAGTCCCGGGCTTCTAGGTggtaataatgaaataaaactttCCCCAGCTTCTGGTAGAAATGGAGGCATAATATCTGGATGGCAAGGTCAGAGGTCATTTGACAGTGGTCATGACCCCAAAATTGTTAATTTTCTTGAAGACTTAAAATCTGGCAAAGGTCGGAGATTTGAGCTATCTGATATTATTGGACATATTGTTGAATTTAGGCAAGTAACCTTTTAGCTGTCTTTCCGCCTGTCTAATTGATCAGTTTTATGgctttgataatttttttgcTGTGGTTTTTAACTCCAGCTCTGATCAACATGGAAGTCGATTTATCCAGCAGAAGTTGGAAAGTTGCAGTGTTGAAGAGAAGACATTGGTGTTTAAGGAGGTTCTTCCACATGCTTCTAAATTAATGACTGATGTATTTGGCAACTACGTAATACAGAAGGTTTGTTTTTGAAGTGATGTATATTATCATTAACATTAAGAGTTTTTATGAATAGTTGGAATGTATTCTGGTCTAACTTTTCCCTTTGCATGTTCTTAGTTTTTTGAGTATGGAAGCCCTGAGCAGAGGAGGGAACTTGCAGATCGACTGGTTGGCCAGATACTACCTCTAAGTCTGCAGATGTATGGCTGTCGTGTAATCCAGAAGGTATATAATCTATAATTTATGATAATTAACATAACTTTGGACATTAGTATACATTTATTTCATTGGCATGTTTGACAGGCCACAAGTATTGAAATCTGTGTGGAAGTTTTGATTATGGATTTTCTCTCTCTGACTTTGTTTCTGTCATTGAATCATAGCATTAACATTTGTAGTTGACATGTATTAATTCTTTGGGCATATGAATATCATAGTTAGGCATTGGGGTTGGGGATTTAACAAATTATGTTCTCAAAATGGGATATCTGTTACtgtatagaaaatatattatttatattttatgtcCATGCAGGCACTTGAGGTTATTGAGCTTGAACAGAAAGCTCAGCTTGTTCATGAGCTAGATGGAAATGTTATGAGATGTGTTCGTGACCAAAACGGTAACCATGTAATTCAAAAGTGCATTGAATCGATTCCAAccaaaaaaattagttttatactATCTGCATTTTGTGGTCAAGTTGCTATTCTATCAATGCATCCCTATGGATGCCGAGTCATACAGGTAAAATTATTTCATTCCCTTTCTTCCTAAAAGAAAGTTGTTTTTGTTTGCTCATGAATTTAATCGTATGATTATATTTCTCGTAGAGAGTCCTAGAACATTGCACAGACGAGACTCGATGTCAGTTTATTGTGGATGAAATCTTGGAGTCAGTTTATGATCTTGCTCAGGACCAGTATGGTAATTATGTTACACAGGTACTTGGTCACTATTCTCTCCTAAAcgataatttaattttttaggtTCAGATGTTTATGGTTCATAGTAAAAAGAAACTGTGACAAGTTAGAATGTGATGTCCTTTTATCAGTACACAATTGTAAATTACAGAATCTGCACACTGGCTGAATAAATCTTTAACAGTCTCAGCAAGTGCTACATTGATATTTCACTCTCTATTTCTTTTACTCCCTTTTTGTTCCACTTTCCGTTTACTTTTATTTCTAATCCCTCTTAAATTTTCTGTTTTCCCAAACCTATTCCCTAGATCTCTGTTCCCAAATTTAATCATTCGATTTCCATATGCTTTCttgttggaattttttttttttgacttCTATAATTGAAGAGTGCATTCTCTCAGTGAGTTTCCCATTACAAAAAGGGCTAATTACATTGACCCTACTAGATTTGTGCTAATTATTCTTagaatatatttaattgaaaaaatgttCTTTTCACATACCTCCCATATTTTTATGTTCAGAACATACACAGGTATACACAATAACCTTGAAAATAATAAAGCAAGGGAAAAGGGAGGTTGATGTTATTTTCCTAAAAAAAAAGGGTGCAAGTGTAATTAACAGTAACCTCAAGGGAGATCAGCATTAATATCCCTTGTAAAAAAGTAGTAATGTATTCATGATTGAGGTTGATAAATTTTGAGGTTCACATTGTTAGTGTTAGTTACTTTGCTTTGCACTCAGTTTTTGTGTTCATGTTTTGCTTCCCTTTTATATGtcaatttttcttaatttcttatgTTTTGGTGCTTTATGTCATCACAGCATGTCTTGGAGAGAGGAAAGCCTCAAGAAAGGAGCCAAATTATCAGCAAGTTGTCAGGACATATTGTTGAATTAAGCCAGCATAAGTTTGCTTCAAATGTTGTAGAGAAATGTTTGGAGTATGGTGATGCCATTGAACGGGAGATGCTAATTGCAGAGATATTTGGGCATGGTGAACAAAGTGATAATTTATTGGTAAGTTTAAACTTAGGAAGGAAAATTATGCATTAATTGTTATTAAGAGTATCTAGTTGTTCCATTCTTGAAAAAGGCTTCACTCACCAGCATATTTGTTTAGTTTGACGTTGAAGGAGATTCTCCACAAGCTTTGAAATATGTTTTAACAATAAATTTAGTTTTGGGAAGACTGTTTGATGCTTTTAGGGTCTTTCATGGAAGGAAAGCCACATTTTCTGGTTGTAAAATGTTCATATATTGTTCACACGGAATTATACTTTTATAAATGCCCGTagagcactttctctctcacaaacagtcATGGAAAACCATATTTGATTCAATGTGAAGATCAACTTGATTGTCACAAATAAGGTTAGTGTCCTTAGTATCTCCGTAGCTGCCATGGCACAATATTCAGCTTGTGATAGTAAACCTAACCACTGATACCTTATATGATTTACTGATATTGTGTATTATCAATGATTAAGGCTACAGCCAAGGAGAATCCCTAAATAATATCTATACAATATATCAGGGGTTTCCCTATTTACATGTAAATGATAAGATATGATCTCCAACAAAATAAAAAGAGCTTATAGGAAGGTCAGAACAGAAGCTACTTTAACAAGGTCAAATAATCTCTTCCAAGTGCCCTCAAGAGGTCATTGGTCTGAAATTGCTGTCTCTACTAGGTCAGCACATACTGCTGAAACATATTGGGGGCCCAAAGTCAATTTTCAAGGCTGGTTTGCGGCTCTACTACAAAGTATTAAAGACAAACAAATTCACCCAAAATCTTATATCAGATGGGAGCTGAAACTGTCTCTTAATTTTCAACTATGGCTAATCTATTGCAGTGTTGGTTGAATTGTCTTTTGTTCTCTAATGTTAGTGTGCGTAGTCCAATACGTTTTGAAAACCAAACACTCTAGTCTAAAGACTAGCCTTGTTACCTAGATATATGTTTTTCAAAGTTGCCAAACAATCATTAATTCTACATTTATCTTTCATATTTGATGTCAATCTCctcaaaatattaaatcattacaaatgtttaattttttgctTACTTCTAGCATGAACAGTGCTAAGTTACCAGCTAATTGGATCCTGTTGCAATTAATGCATACACCTTT harbors:
- the LOC137820758 gene encoding mitochondrial outer membrane import complex protein METAXIN-like; this encodes MATEVNESTQRNTLVVRKPCFGLPTGCPQCLSAYLFLKFSEVPFNLDYHPNYPDSDQIPYFEIGDCVAYNNEKEGIIECLKRDVGDLDSGVSSLPDWIPTKVLLTTWLADALEYELWVGCSGSSAYKIYYSDLPWPIGKVLCWKKALWVKQKHGINKDNAEAKEEEIYGRANSAYDALSTLLGEQNYLFENRPSSLDAIFLAHALVVLQALPESSILRANFLERTILVRYVQQCNTKITEVSAFPSNYPDFNAEPSSSSSASKGRSTSGSKPKTKPKRKPQTKEEKTFKRRAKYFVVAQLVAVILFLSVRSGFSDSADLELDDVGYDFDE
- the LOC137820152 gene encoding pumilio homolog 6, chloroplastic-like: MATESPIRISEAGGKWPSHKEATAFGSTSHNMATEDLGILLKGHRFHSGRKDVTPNRSGSAPPSMEGSFLAIENLLPQQIITQNASFAALSSTMQNCESEKQLRADPAYLAYYSSNVNLNPRLPPPLASWENRHLGRHIGSFRNNWRMSAADDSDKSSLPLPQRTLSTHKEELEDESHQQTYDDELIKASGVWRRPDAASLASQPKNVVDLIQEDFPRTMSPVYNKSHSESHGLVDKPIDLEVGSSSSHDPPITTVEAAKPTIGRVSSIVDTHAPVASSSSLESTGSIGVSHLDIATVASQLKALGVSNLSHSESLSYEKTSFQNNLMQSQQQNNASDIPSVNSQNVNSMYVGREQFPFNSSKFSNVQPLLQSSGFTPPLYATAAAYMNSANPFYTNMQASGMYTPQYVSGYTVNPTVFPPYVTAYPPHGAVPFVVDGATSSSYTPLTPGVSTGGNISHGTEMVQANKYLGQFGFPLPPSFGDPMYMQYHQQPFVEGYGISGHFDPLAPRASGVNQISPYDSQKRPSTGTYLDDKKIPDQRSATNMNSRRGGLVIPSYFGHMPNMGILMQYPSSPHPSPVLSGYPEGSPGLLGGNNEIKLSPASGRNGGIISGWQGQRSFDSGHDPKIVNFLEDLKSGKGRRFELSDIIGHIVEFSSDQHGSRFIQQKLESCSVEEKTLVFKEVLPHASKLMTDVFGNYVIQKFFEYGSPEQRRELADRLVGQILPLSLQMYGCRVIQKALEVIELEQKAQLVHELDGNVMRCVRDQNGNHVIQKCIESIPTKKISFILSAFCGQVAILSMHPYGCRVIQRVLEHCTDETRCQFIVDEILESVYDLAQDQYGNYVTQHVLERGKPQERSQIISKLSGHIVELSQHKFASNVVEKCLEYGDAIEREMLIAEIFGHGEQSDNLLIMMKDQFANYVVQKVIDICSEKQQAMLLSQVRIHAHALKKYTYGKHIVARLEHQFGENQTPGS